Sequence from the Drosophila innubila isolate TH190305 chromosome 3L unlocalized genomic scaffold, UK_Dinn_1.0 0_D_3L, whole genome shotgun sequence genome:
TTGTCGCTCCGCCGGGGATCCTTGGTCTGCCCAGTGGACAGACGGGGGGCGGGTCGTGTCACGTGTCGCCGACGAGCACGCCCACGCAGGGATCGCCGAATCTGTCGCTGGGCCGGAGACACATGAGGAACAGCATCTGTGTGGTGCCCGGCGATGGAGCGGCCAATTATCGACGTAAATCGAGTGCGTTGCTGCATCCGGATCATGCCCGTCTCTTTGCGCTGAGGATGAAGCATGCAGCGGCGTTGGAACGGGCGCAGACATCGCCAGATCAGACATCCATAGAGGATGCCAATGAGTTTCATGACAACGGGCTGGCCACCAATATGCGCTTGTGCTCGGCCTCGTCGTCGACGACGTCGTCGCTGACATCCGTGGCAGCAGTCAGCCTGGGCGGAGGTGTGGCAGCTGCTGGCTGTGGCAGCAGTGGCGGCATTGCCACCGCCAGCAGCGGTGCCTGCTCCTCCTCCGCTTATGCTGTCGGCGCCGGGGGCGCACAGCAGCGCGTCTCCGATCCCTGGCTGCAGCCACAGTCCGACCGTGACTCGCGGCACGACGGACGCCATCAACACGATGGACGGCGCCGTTCCTCGACAATGACCGCCCGCTATTCGCTATTCGATGCACTCGATCTGGAGTACGTGCTCCTCCGGGCGGCGGCTCGCGGCTCTGTGGGTCCCTACTCGCTCAGTGAGTCCATACACAAGCTGACCTTCACCCAGTCGCTGGCATTCCCAGCTCTAGCCCGCGGATTGGCCACCAAGCGCCGGAGATCGGCAACGCACACCAGTTCCAGGCCGCTGAATCCCCATGAATCGGGCTTGAATACTTGCGCCAAGGTTGTCACCGCTGTGATCCTGGTGGCCATCTCGTTTATGGTCTTTTTGATAGTATACAAGTTTGTGCGCACGTGAGGTTTGCTCCTGGCCCCGACGCCAGACTTCTCCGTCACATATCAGACGAGCACGAGCTATGAGCCGGATGTCAGTTCATCCTCCGCATCCTCGTCCTCGTTCTCATCCTCAACGACGGGTCGCAGTCTGGGCAAACATTTGTCGGGGTTCAGGAGCCAATTAGGACTCAAACAGTCGGACTTTCAGTAAAAGTCAGTCGGAAATTGTTAAATGCGGTAACGAAAAATTTGTGATAAACTTTTCAAATGACAAGCAAAttt
This genomic interval carries:
- the LOC117788526 gene encoding LOW QUALITY PROTEIN: uncharacterized protein LOC117788526 (The sequence of the model RefSeq protein was modified relative to this genomic sequence to represent the inferred CDS: substituted 1 base at 1 genomic stop codon), with product MSIGGDTKQEKRRELRLKRFWRSPKTTSSDDSTGYESPTRTKPASSDAQRFNHLHYTSLSQGSGTTSSSTAANATSATGNGGGGGGGGATTSTSNKPSCSLPLLQVWPSQDSPRGEADGQSFIFPAIVETSVGSTNAPSTSSSIGNNNDSNSTTRRSNNHLTLSTDRRSSLYCDTLHAGDSGIDSVQASPSPNAFVAPPGILGLPSGQTGGGSCHVSPTSTPTQGSPNLSLGRRHMRNSICVVPGDGAANYRRKSSALLHPDHARLFALRMKHAAALERAQTSPDQTSIEDANEFHDNGLATNMRLCSASSSTTSSLTSVAAVSLGGGVAAAGCGSSGGIATASSGACSSSAYAVGAGGAQQRVSDPWLQPQSDRDSRHDGRHQHDGRRRSSTMTARYSLFDALDLEYVLLRAAARGSVGPYSLSESIHKLTFTQSLAFPALARGLATKRRRSATHTSSRPLNPHESGLNTCAKVVTAVILVAISFMVFLIVYKFVRTXGLLLAPTPDFSVTYQTSTSYEPDVSSSSASSSSFSSSTTGRSLGKHLSGFRSQLGLKQSDFQ